In a genomic window of Thermosynechococcus sp. CL-1:
- the pheA gene encoding prephenate dehydratase translates to MVKLGYLGPVGTYSEEAAQSYAQWQQQQGVCLCLVPMITIAGCLEALAVGELDLALVPSENSVEGSVNITLDSLWRLDTLHIQYAFIRPIVHAFIAQTTDFAQIQAVYSHPQALGQCQRWLQAHLPHARQCPVTSTAEGLQYVAQSDRVGAIASVRAAQLHQLPIVATEIQDIPDNCTRFWVVSRQQGDGWPQPGDTHTSIAFSLKANAPGALLKVLQLFSDRQINLSRIESRPSKRALGDYLFFVDLEVNGRPDVVADCLLALKDATDVLKVFGSYQFLDLGE, encoded by the coding sequence ATGGTGAAGCTGGGTTACCTTGGCCCAGTGGGCACCTACAGCGAAGAAGCTGCCCAAAGCTATGCCCAATGGCAGCAACAACAGGGAGTATGCCTTTGCCTTGTGCCGATGATCACGATCGCCGGCTGTCTGGAGGCATTAGCGGTAGGAGAATTAGATTTAGCGCTGGTGCCCAGTGAAAACTCGGTTGAGGGCAGTGTCAACATTACCCTTGATTCGCTGTGGCGACTGGATACGCTGCACATTCAGTACGCCTTTATCCGCCCCATTGTCCATGCCTTCATTGCCCAAACCACAGATTTCGCCCAAATTCAAGCGGTCTATTCCCATCCCCAAGCTCTCGGGCAGTGCCAGCGCTGGTTACAAGCCCATCTTCCCCATGCGCGCCAATGTCCGGTGACCTCCACCGCCGAAGGGCTGCAATACGTGGCTCAATCCGATCGGGTGGGGGCGATCGCCTCCGTACGAGCCGCCCAACTCCATCAACTACCCATTGTCGCCACCGAAATTCAGGATATTCCCGACAATTGCACGCGGTTTTGGGTGGTGAGTCGCCAACAGGGGGATGGCTGGCCCCAGCCGGGGGATACCCACACTTCCATTGCCTTTAGCCTGAAGGCCAATGCCCCCGGTGCCCTGCTCAAGGTGCTGCAACTCTTTAGCGATCGCCAGATTAACCTCAGCCGCATTGAATCGCGCCCCAGCAAACGTGCTTTGGGGGATTATCTCTTCTTTGTTGACTTAGAGGTGAATGGTCGCCCTGATGTGGTGGCTGATTGTCTGCTGGCGCTTAAGGACGCTACAGATGTGTTGAAAGTCTTTGGTAGTTATCAATTTCTAGACCTCGGAGAATAG
- the ald gene encoding alanine dehydrogenase, which yields MRIGVPKEMKDQEFRVGLTPAGVQSLRERGHEVLIESGAGVGSGFLDEAYVAAGAQIVSTAQAAWDAQLVVKVKEPLPSEYRYLRSGQLLFTYLHLAASRELTVALLESGITAIAYESVEETHHQRSFPLLTPMSMIAGRLAVQFGARFLERTQGGRGVLLSGIPGVRPGRVVILGGGVVGTEAARMAVGLGAQVSILDINVERLKYLETLFGARVEYLYSSSHLIAELLPQADLVIGAVLVPGQRPPCLVPKSLVQTMRPGAVIIDVAVDQGGCVETLRPTTHSNPTYTAFGVVHYGVPNMPGAVPWTATQALTNSTLPYILCLADHGDRALELSPALAKGLVVKQHHLVHPDVRVVFPDL from the coding sequence ATGCGTATCGGTGTCCCCAAAGAAATGAAGGATCAAGAATTCCGCGTCGGTCTGACGCCAGCGGGGGTACAAAGTCTGCGGGAGCGCGGCCATGAGGTTCTCATTGAAAGTGGCGCGGGGGTGGGTTCAGGCTTTCTCGATGAGGCCTATGTTGCCGCAGGTGCCCAAATTGTGTCCACGGCCCAAGCCGCGTGGGATGCCCAACTGGTGGTCAAAGTCAAGGAACCCTTGCCCTCGGAGTATCGCTATTTGCGTTCTGGCCAACTGCTCTTTACCTACTTGCACCTTGCCGCTAGTCGGGAGCTAACGGTGGCTCTGTTGGAATCGGGGATTACCGCGATCGCCTACGAAAGTGTTGAAGAAACGCATCACCAACGCAGCTTCCCGCTGCTAACCCCCATGAGCATGATTGCCGGTCGCTTGGCAGTGCAGTTTGGTGCCCGCTTCCTAGAGCGTACCCAAGGGGGGCGGGGAGTGCTCCTCAGTGGCATTCCGGGGGTGCGGCCGGGGCGGGTTGTCATTTTAGGGGGCGGTGTCGTCGGCACAGAAGCGGCGCGGATGGCTGTGGGTTTGGGGGCACAGGTGAGCATTCTCGATATTAATGTCGAGCGTCTCAAGTACCTAGAAACCCTCTTTGGCGCCCGGGTGGAGTACCTCTACAGCAGTTCTCACCTCATTGCTGAGCTATTGCCCCAAGCGGACTTAGTGATTGGTGCTGTCCTTGTGCCGGGTCAGCGTCCTCCCTGTTTGGTGCCCAAGTCCCTTGTGCAAACGATGCGCCCCGGAGCAGTGATCATTGATGTGGCCGTGGATCAAGGGGGCTGTGTGGAAACGCTGCGACCCACTACCCATTCCAACCCCACCTATACCGCCTTTGGTGTGGTTCACTATGGCGTGCCGAATATGCCGGGAGCCGTGCCTTGGACAGCCACCCAAGCCCTGACGAATAGCACCTTGCCCTATATTCTTTGCCTCGCCGATCATGGCGATCGCGCCCTCGAACTCTCCCCTGCCCTTGCCAAGGGTCTAGTGGTCAAGCAGCACCATTTAGTCCATCCCGATGTGCGGGTTGTCTTTCCTGATCTTTAG